Proteins encoded within one genomic window of Synechococcus sp. PCC 7335:
- a CDS encoding GNAT family N-acetyltransferase: MITYSQRRDISVEQILPIYELNGWSAAQKPDALRKALINSHSLVSAWNDEQLVGLGNAISDGFLVVYYPHLLVHPDYQQQGIGGKIMELLCKNYEGMHMQMLVAEYETVAFYQKRGFERAGKTEPMWIYAGDDH, encoded by the coding sequence ATGATTACATATTCTCAGCGTAGAGACATTTCAGTCGAACAGATCCTGCCTATCTATGAACTAAACGGTTGGTCTGCGGCGCAAAAACCGGATGCTTTACGCAAAGCACTAATCAATTCTCACAGTCTGGTCTCGGCCTGGAATGATGAGCAGCTTGTTGGTCTTGGTAACGCCATCTCAGATGGCTTTTTGGTAGTCTACTATCCTCACTTGCTAGTTCACCCAGACTATCAGCAGCAGGGAATTGGCGGGAAGATTATGGAGCTGCTATGCAAAAACTACGAAGGGATGCATATGCAAATGTTGGTCGCTGAGTACGAAACGGTCGCATTCTATCAGAAGCGCGGGTTTGAAAGAGCGGGTAAGACAGAGCCTATGTGGATATATGCCGGAGACGATCACTAA
- a CDS encoding ABC transporter permease, giving the protein MSQSVSAPISDNPAAQLRSPGTKEFIQETVALTRRLFIQLQRRPTTLVAGVIQPLMWLILFGALFQNVPSDLFGESRNYGQFLGAGIIVFTAFAGALNAGLPVMFDREFGFLNRLLVAPLASRFSIVVASALFIATMSLIQTTAIVGLSAVLGAGLPGPAGLLLMTVIVLLLVFGVTALSLGLAFTLPGHIELLAVIFITNLPLLFASTALVPLSFMPPWLQVIASLNPLSYAIEPIRYIYLHSDWSFTSTVMRAPFGDISLGLAVGLLLIFSVVALATIRPLISRRIS; this is encoded by the coding sequence ATGAGTCAATCTGTTTCTGCTCCTATTTCCGACAACCCTGCTGCCCAGCTTCGATCGCCTGGCACTAAAGAATTCATTCAAGAAACTGTCGCACTCACTCGCCGCCTGTTTATTCAGCTGCAGAGACGACCAACTACACTAGTCGCTGGGGTTATCCAACCTTTGATGTGGCTGATTTTATTTGGCGCGCTTTTTCAAAACGTGCCAAGTGATCTGTTTGGTGAGAGCCGCAACTACGGCCAATTTCTCGGTGCAGGTATCATCGTTTTTACCGCTTTTGCAGGCGCGCTCAATGCTGGCTTGCCTGTGATGTTTGACCGGGAATTTGGCTTCCTCAACCGCCTGCTCGTAGCACCTTTGGCTTCACGCTTTTCGATTGTGGTTGCCTCGGCTTTGTTCATTGCGACTATGAGCCTGATTCAAACAACTGCAATTGTAGGATTAAGCGCCGTACTAGGTGCTGGGCTGCCTGGGCCAGCGGGTCTGCTGCTGATGACGGTGATTGTGTTACTGCTAGTGTTTGGTGTAACGGCGCTGAGCTTAGGGCTAGCTTTTACGCTACCAGGCCATATTGAGCTGCTGGCGGTGATTTTCATTACTAACTTGCCGCTGCTGTTTGCGAGTACTGCTTTAGTGCCTTTGTCATTCATGCCGCCTTGGTTGCAGGTCATTGCCAGTCTTAATCCATTAAGCTATGCGATTGAGCCAATTCGCTATATCTACTTGCATTCGGACTGGAGTTTTACTAGCACAGTAATGCGGGCTCCGTTTGGAGATATCAGCTTAGGTTTGGCAGTTGGGCTGTTGCTGATATTTAGTGTGGTGGCTTTAGCGACAATTCGTCCTTTAATTAGTCGCCGGATCAGTTAG
- a CDS encoding CAAD domain-containing protein, which produces MTAAPGTINSTLEQPSRSEGASSEGAVWEKALDAVLQFLDEPGKHLQLFFSDYKRPALSLAIILGTVMTYRVLDSMLDAIDEVPGLRGLFQLVGLFYVGRLGVRRLFKAEARARTFTELKDIWSRITGDRTAADSKPAAQSISQPAEPYIEVDSSTTEAETTEETIEVTPMPEGVSTADLIRATAQAAQVRSESAAQREMFAGVTGTVQVLIPLTGVVDVESLRAKLEKDLAKAEGEMKSLNGRLGNQGFVSQAPAAVVQGARDALAEAEKQATLVKERLAML; this is translated from the coding sequence GTGACAGCAGCGCCTGGAACCATCAATTCTACGTTAGAGCAGCCTTCGCGCTCAGAGGGTGCCTCTTCAGAAGGTGCCGTCTGGGAGAAAGCGCTAGATGCGGTTCTGCAGTTTCTAGACGAGCCAGGTAAGCATTTGCAACTGTTCTTTAGTGACTACAAGAGACCTGCGCTGTCTTTAGCGATAATTTTGGGTACGGTCATGACCTACCGTGTGCTTGATTCGATGTTAGATGCTATTGATGAAGTGCCGGGCTTGAGAGGTTTGTTCCAACTGGTAGGCTTGTTTTATGTGGGTCGATTGGGTGTGAGACGATTGTTCAAGGCAGAGGCGCGCGCGCGCACATTTACTGAATTGAAAGACATCTGGAGTCGGATTACAGGCGATCGCACCGCGGCAGACTCCAAACCCGCTGCTCAATCGATCAGCCAACCGGCGGAACCCTATATCGAAGTAGACTCATCTACAACAGAAGCAGAGACTACAGAAGAGACGATAGAAGTTACGCCCATGCCAGAAGGCGTATCGACAGCCGATCTGATTCGAGCCACCGCTCAAGCCGCTCAAGTGAGGTCAGAGTCAGCCGCTCAGCGAGAGATGTTCGCTGGGGTAACCGGTACTGTGCAAGTGCTAATTCCGCTAACAGGGGTGGTGGATGTAGAGTCACTACGAGCGAAGCTAGAGAAGGATTTGGCCAAAGCGGAAGGTGAAATGAAATCTCTAAACGGTCGGTTAGGCAATCAAGGATTTGTTAGTCAGGCTCCCGCAGCGGTAGTGCAGGGTGCTAGGGATGCACTAGCTGAGGCTGAAAAGCAAGCGACACTGGTGAAAGAGCGACTCGCAATGCTATAG
- a CDS encoding LeuA family protein produces the protein METLNLLISDETLRDGEQQVGLFFEDKTTLANLIAQTGVQQIALMPAIHTSEAKLVSSLVDSGLKRQIVASTMMRRAAIEHAKTCGVRQVILFHAVSDRLLFLRDLEIAKDPRFKGKTIDDDIDLPVIQRSRQRMLIHALEHVRYAAEQGLRICFAAEDASRADNDFLVECINTLSPYIDEFLLCDTVGSLTPKRTALWIQNLLQHTRAVPLSVHFHNDMGLALENTIQAVCAGARGISGTFGGIGERAGNAPIEQVLKGLRSRFGWEVAGIDYDALDQVVDYLHAQGHRPHAPYSRQAQRHESGIHVSALLRDRRSYSIFPHQQPEIWFGKGSGSSNFQYLFEQYLNWPLPQCEYERLRAIVKAIAIREKRSFSVEDMLKLIQERNLIPLLNPLTLDSRRASQNKHLIGA, from the coding sequence ATGGAGACTCTCAATTTACTCATTTCGGATGAAACGCTACGGGACGGAGAACAGCAAGTTGGTCTCTTCTTTGAAGACAAAACAACCCTAGCTAACCTGATTGCTCAAACTGGGGTCCAACAGATTGCGCTGATGCCTGCTATTCATACTAGCGAGGCAAAATTGGTTAGTAGCCTGGTTGACAGCGGCCTAAAGCGTCAAATCGTTGCTTCGACGATGATGAGACGCGCCGCAATCGAGCATGCCAAGACCTGCGGTGTGCGACAGGTCATTCTTTTCCATGCTGTGTCCGATCGACTGCTGTTTCTAAGGGATCTAGAAATCGCTAAAGACCCGAGGTTCAAGGGCAAAACAATCGACGATGATATCGATCTTCCGGTCATCCAACGCAGCCGTCAGCGGATGTTGATTCATGCCTTAGAACATGTACGCTACGCAGCTGAACAAGGACTCAGAATCTGCTTTGCCGCAGAAGATGCGAGCCGAGCGGATAATGATTTTCTAGTCGAGTGTATCAACACGCTATCGCCCTACATTGACGAATTTTTACTTTGCGATACAGTCGGTAGCCTGACGCCTAAGCGGACAGCTCTGTGGATTCAAAACCTGTTGCAACATACTCGCGCAGTACCGCTATCTGTCCACTTTCACAACGATATGGGGCTGGCTCTAGAAAATACGATTCAGGCTGTGTGTGCGGGCGCTAGGGGCATTTCAGGCACGTTCGGAGGAATTGGAGAACGAGCGGGTAATGCGCCGATTGAACAGGTTCTAAAGGGGCTGCGATCGCGTTTTGGCTGGGAAGTGGCAGGCATTGATTACGATGCACTAGATCAGGTGGTTGACTATTTACACGCGCAGGGACATCGGCCTCATGCACCTTATTCGCGTCAGGCTCAGCGGCATGAGTCGGGCATTCACGTTAGCGCTTTGTTACGCGATCGCCGCAGCTACAGCATTTTTCCTCATCAGCAGCCAGAGATCTGGTTTGGTAAAGGCAGTGGATCGAGTAACTTTCAATATCTATTTGAACAGTATCTCAACTGGCCCCTACCCCAGTGCGAATACGAACGACTAAGAGCCATTGTCAAAGCGATCGCCATCCGAGAAAAGCGATCTTTTTCGGTAGAAGACATGCTCAAACTAATCCAGGAAAGAAACCTGATACCTCTTTTGAACCCACTGACCTTGGACTCACGAAGGGCTAGTCAGAATAAACATCTGATAGGAGCATAG
- a CDS encoding ABC transporter ATP-binding protein, whose translation MHSAVLVENLKKSYGEVAAVKDVSFAIEPGEIFGLLGPNGAGKTTTIRCLCTLTAPDAGNLELMGVSVLNDPRRARQLLGYIAQEVAPDKVLTGRELLELQAAIYHLPQTQAKARIEHMLALLEITDIADRRTGTYSGGQLKRLDLAAGLLHQPAVLILDEPTVGLDIESRSGVWRFLRQLREQGTTILLTSHYLEEVDALASRVAIIDQGKVISTGTPAALKAEVGGDRITLRIREFAGDDEAEKARSLLADLPVVQDVIINSAQGNSLNLVVDKGGEALSAVQSVLKEAGLPTFGIAQSQPSLDDVYLAATGRTLMDAEMAAVGKRDLKKERKASMK comes from the coding sequence ATGCATTCTGCAGTCTTAGTCGAAAATTTAAAGAAATCCTATGGTGAAGTAGCCGCCGTCAAGGACGTTTCTTTTGCTATTGAACCTGGTGAGATCTTTGGATTGCTGGGGCCTAATGGTGCAGGCAAGACGACCACGATTCGCTGTCTGTGTACGCTGACTGCTCCGGATGCTGGCAATCTGGAGCTGATGGGTGTCTCGGTCTTAAACGATCCTCGACGTGCTCGGCAGTTACTAGGCTACATCGCTCAAGAAGTTGCTCCGGACAAAGTTTTGACGGGCCGGGAGCTATTGGAATTGCAGGCCGCGATCTATCATTTGCCACAAACCCAGGCAAAAGCGCGAATTGAGCACATGCTAGCGCTGCTAGAGATTACCGACATTGCCGACAGGCGGACAGGTACCTATTCGGGTGGTCAGTTGAAACGGTTAGATCTAGCAGCAGGGCTACTGCATCAGCCTGCGGTACTTATACTAGATGAGCCGACAGTAGGATTAGATATTGAGAGTCGTTCTGGGGTATGGCGGTTTTTGCGGCAGCTAAGAGAGCAGGGGACGACGATTCTATTGACTAGTCACTATCTAGAAGAAGTAGACGCGCTTGCTAGCCGAGTGGCGATTATTGATCAAGGCAAAGTGATTTCGACCGGAACGCCTGCGGCGCTAAAAGCTGAGGTGGGGGGCGATCGCATTACCCTGCGCATTCGAGAGTTTGCGGGTGATGACGAGGCCGAGAAGGCCCGCTCTCTGCTAGCCGATCTGCCAGTTGTGCAAGATGTGATTATTAACAGTGCCCAAGGAAACTCTTTGAACCTGGTGGTAGATAAAGGTGGAGAAGCTTTGTCTGCTGTACAGTCTGTGCTAAAAGAAGCGGGCTTGCCAACCTTTGGCATTGCCCAATCTCAGCCGAGCTTAGATGATGTCTACCTAGCGGCAACTGGTCGAACCTTGATGGACGCAGAGATGGCAGCAGTTGGTAAGCGAGACCTGAAAAAAGAGCGGAAAGCAAGCATGAAATAA
- a CDS encoding ABC transporter substrate-binding protein has protein sequence MSCARTWLTALRVATGVATALGIMLGSCTTNGQTIGDTNDMPFVAVTQLVGDPTLNVLREGIKDELLAAGYEIGTTLRWEWRSAKGSPATARQIATKYAQASPDVIVAIANPNAKLAAAVSQNIPIVFSAVGDPVAAELVSDLDRPGDNISGVSDRLPIPQQLALIKEIVPTSLTLGIIYDVEQGSTSSLVSLINQSALEQDLAVQAVTVLSPDETAAAARGLVGSVDAIYIPPGSTPAALETIVRIGRNNKLPVFAGDVEAVESGAIATLSFDYYDVGRQTGEMIVQVLAGKNPGDLPVEFVEDLQLTVNQAAADAVEVQLPSTVIFRVDRTIE, from the coding sequence ATGAGCTGTGCACGCACTTGGCTAACCGCTCTACGAGTGGCTACAGGAGTGGCTACCGCTCTAGGAATTATGCTAGGAAGCTGCACTACTAACGGACAGACAATAGGCGATACGAATGACATGCCGTTCGTAGCCGTAACGCAGCTAGTAGGGGATCCGACGCTAAATGTGCTACGCGAAGGGATAAAAGATGAGCTGTTGGCAGCGGGCTATGAAATTGGGACAACGCTGCGCTGGGAATGGCGAAGTGCCAAGGGAAGTCCGGCGACCGCCAGGCAGATCGCGACTAAATACGCCCAGGCCAGTCCCGATGTGATTGTGGCGATCGCAAACCCTAATGCAAAATTAGCAGCAGCAGTCAGCCAAAATATTCCGATTGTCTTTTCAGCAGTCGGCGATCCAGTAGCTGCGGAACTGGTGAGCGACTTAGATAGACCAGGCGACAATATTAGTGGCGTCAGCGATCGCCTACCGATCCCCCAACAGCTAGCGCTCATCAAAGAGATTGTGCCAACCTCGCTCACCCTAGGAATAATCTACGACGTGGAGCAAGGTAGTACGTCTAGCTTAGTCTCACTAATCAACCAAAGTGCGCTAGAGCAGGATCTTGCGGTTCAAGCGGTTACTGTTTTATCGCCTGATGAGACAGCAGCAGCAGCACGGGGATTAGTCGGATCGGTAGATGCCATTTATATCCCACCAGGTAGCACACCAGCCGCCTTAGAAACGATAGTTCGAATAGGAAGGAACAACAAGCTACCGGTGTTTGCAGGGGATGTAGAGGCTGTAGAGAGCGGCGCGATCGCCACACTCAGCTTCGACTATTACGATGTGGGTCGTCAGACCGGAGAAATGATCGTCCAAGTACTAGCAGGCAAGAACCCTGGTGATTTACCTGTTGAATTTGTTGAGGATCTACAGTTAACTGTCAACCAAGCCGCCGCTGATGCCGTGGAGGTTCAGCTACCGAGCACCGTCATCTTTCGCGTTGATAGGACCATCGAATGA
- a CDS encoding aconitase/3-isopropylmalate dehydratase large subunit family protein: protein MTQQVLRLGDNINTDDIIPAKRGTNGDLDHLAHYALEHVIGPGNLLKYDVIEAGENFGCGSSREFAPIAIQAAGIQKVRAKSFAEIFYRNSINIGLPLEVIGKPLQNPAVEAIVAAGGLIAFNLQRRQGKVDIPQSQTLARPMTVAEKLLAQASGNSYVRPGEVVFAKVDLAMSHDAIAGPVGALFQQQFGPNATVWDPGKIVLVADHFIQVNDIRQDRGAISLHQQMVDFAKQQGCHLFDVVSPGEAAGICHVLLPEQGFVRPGMMIAGTDSHSCTYGAFGSFSTGVGTTDMANIFAMGDLWIRVPATLRIELSGKLPELVSAKDIMLFILGQIGCHGATGTVVEFAGSVVEQLPMDERMTLANMVIECGAMCGLMPVDQTTREYVKAHTNQPFTEVTADLDAQYEQSYRFDLSQLTPQVAAPPTPDRVVPVHELDGVAITRAFIGSCTGGKLHDLAAAAAAIKGQRVNPAVSLFVVPASQAVKEQAESMGYLSTLEQAGATVLKSGCGACINAGRGVLGAKETGIYATNRNFKGRSGDPTGRNYLASPRTVAISAVRGEISDQLP from the coding sequence ATGACTCAGCAGGTGCTTAGGTTAGGGGACAACATCAATACAGATGACATTATCCCAGCTAAACGTGGCACTAATGGTGATTTAGACCATCTTGCACATTATGCGCTAGAGCATGTGATCGGACCGGGCAACCTTTTGAAATACGACGTGATCGAAGCCGGCGAGAACTTTGGGTGTGGATCTAGCAGGGAGTTTGCCCCTATTGCCATTCAGGCGGCGGGGATTCAGAAAGTTCGGGCGAAGTCTTTTGCTGAAATCTTCTATCGCAACAGTATCAACATTGGACTGCCGCTAGAGGTTATTGGAAAACCTTTGCAGAATCCAGCGGTAGAGGCTATTGTCGCTGCTGGTGGCCTGATCGCATTTAACCTGCAACGACGACAAGGGAAAGTCGATATTCCTCAAAGTCAGACGTTAGCTCGACCGATGACGGTAGCCGAAAAGCTGCTGGCGCAGGCCTCAGGAAACTCATACGTACGGCCTGGAGAGGTGGTGTTTGCCAAGGTGGATTTGGCGATGTCTCACGATGCGATCGCCGGCCCGGTCGGAGCGCTATTTCAGCAGCAGTTTGGACCGAACGCCACTGTGTGGGATCCAGGCAAGATCGTTCTAGTCGCCGATCACTTCATCCAAGTCAACGACATTCGCCAAGATCGTGGTGCGATCTCTCTGCACCAGCAGATGGTGGACTTTGCCAAACAGCAGGGCTGCCATCTGTTTGATGTTGTTTCTCCTGGTGAAGCCGCTGGAATTTGTCACGTTCTTCTACCTGAGCAAGGCTTTGTACGACCGGGTATGATGATTGCTGGCACAGACTCTCATAGCTGCACTTATGGCGCGTTTGGTAGCTTTTCTACAGGTGTAGGGACTACGGATATGGCGAACATTTTCGCGATGGGTGACCTTTGGATTCGAGTGCCAGCGACGCTGCGGATTGAGCTGTCTGGAAAGCTGCCTGAGTTGGTAAGCGCCAAAGATATTATGTTGTTTATCTTGGGTCAGATTGGATGTCACGGCGCAACTGGGACAGTTGTAGAATTTGCTGGCAGCGTTGTTGAACAGCTGCCGATGGACGAGCGAATGACGTTGGCAAATATGGTCATAGAGTGCGGGGCTATGTGCGGCTTAATGCCAGTCGACCAGACCACCCGAGAATACGTGAAAGCGCATACGAATCAGCCTTTCACTGAAGTGACAGCCGACCTAGACGCTCAGTATGAACAGAGCTATCGGTTTGATCTTAGTCAGCTAACTCCACAGGTAGCTGCGCCACCGACGCCCGATAGAGTTGTTCCTGTTCATGAGCTTGATGGTGTGGCAATCACTCGGGCCTTCATCGGGTCTTGTACGGGCGGAAAGCTACATGATCTCGCAGCAGCAGCAGCAGCAATCAAGGGGCAGCGAGTCAATCCGGCGGTGAGTTTGTTTGTCGTTCCAGCTTCACAGGCGGTTAAAGAGCAGGCAGAATCTATGGGCTATCTGTCAACTTTAGAACAAGCGGGTGCAACCGTCTTGAAGTCGGGCTGTGGTGCCTGCATCAATGCGGGGCGCGGTGTTTTGGGCGCAAAAGAAACCGGAATCTATGCGACCAATCGTAATTTTAAGGGCCGCAGCGGCGATCCGACCGGACGGAACTATTTGGCCTCACCTAGAACAGTGGCAATTTCAGCAGTGCGTGGAGAAATTAGCGACCAGTTGCCATAG
- a CDS encoding heme A synthase: MANSSSFNFNFLKAVPPVNTPANSVDSYCLDSAEITFIRRWVWKMAFATLALMAVGSATRVMNAGLACPDWPLCYGQLVPTAQMNLRVFLEWFHRMDASLIGLMAIGLVGLCAWYRRSLPGWLPRAAVGALFLIVVQGILGGLTVIELLRFDIVTAHLGTALLFFCSLLAIALSLLPYRPTGNTGKLPWLGLSAAGLVYAQSIIGGLVASRWAAHQCFGLSELCNIMNTHIAGVLPPTLAVLLLVVSVWRTPALNSHLRILANAAGVLVVLQILLGIATLKLQLQVEPLTVCHQTIGAALLGTLVGFSVLSLRDYRALRNYRVQPEGLTSDQQMASPTSSAAL; this comes from the coding sequence ATGGCTAACTCTAGCTCTTTCAACTTCAATTTCTTGAAAGCCGTCCCCCCAGTGAACACTCCAGCGAACTCCGTAGATAGCTATTGCCTAGACTCGGCAGAAATAACCTTCATTCGGCGCTGGGTCTGGAAGATGGCTTTTGCGACGTTGGCACTGATGGCTGTGGGTAGCGCCACAAGAGTGATGAACGCCGGCCTTGCCTGCCCTGATTGGCCTTTATGCTATGGCCAGCTAGTCCCGACTGCTCAGATGAATCTAAGAGTGTTTTTGGAGTGGTTTCATCGCATGGACGCCTCTTTGATCGGTCTGATGGCGATTGGACTGGTTGGCCTATGCGCTTGGTATCGGCGATCGCTACCTGGTTGGTTGCCTCGGGCGGCAGTGGGCGCTCTGTTCTTGATTGTGGTGCAAGGTATCTTAGGCGGTCTGACCGTGATTGAACTGCTGCGATTCGACATCGTCACAGCGCATCTAGGAACAGCGCTACTGTTCTTTTGCAGCTTGCTCGCGATCGCCCTATCCCTGCTGCCGTACCGCCCCACTGGTAATACCGGCAAGCTTCCCTGGCTAGGGCTATCCGCCGCTGGGCTGGTTTACGCTCAGAGCATCATTGGTGGCTTGGTAGCCTCTAGATGGGCTGCACATCAGTGCTTTGGCCTATCCGAGCTGTGCAACATTATGAACACGCATATCGCTGGCGTACTCCCACCGACATTGGCAGTACTGCTGCTAGTAGTTAGTGTCTGGCGAACACCTGCTCTCAACAGCCATCTACGGATACTGGCAAATGCTGCGGGCGTACTGGTTGTTCTACAGATTTTGCTAGGGATTGCCACACTCAAGCTGCAACTACAGGTAGAGCCGCTGACGGTCTGTCATCAGACCATTGGCGCAGCCCTACTAGGTACGTTAGTGGGGTTTTCGGTGCTGTCTTTACGGGACTATCGAGCTTTACGCAACTATCGAGTTCAGCCAGAAGGGCTGACATCTGACCAGCAAATGGCTTCTCCCACTTCCTCAGCCGCTTTGTAG
- a CDS encoding LysE family translocator — protein MIDLTTLISFGLAAAVLVAMPGPATLYIVTRSLDQGRQAGLASVLGISTGSLVHFFAAGLGLSTILMTSVVAFQAVKYIGALYLIYLGVQKLLSNEVLSIEQVVAPRSLTKIFYQGVVVNVLNPKAAVFFLAFLPQFIDPTVGPIWQQLIPLCCVFICIGLAGDSTYALIAGKTRQWLVQNASFLRRQKYVVGATYIALGMAAATVSPARK, from the coding sequence GTGATAGATCTAACAACTTTGATTTCATTTGGGTTAGCAGCGGCTGTCTTGGTAGCGATGCCAGGGCCGGCCACCTTGTATATTGTGACCCGTAGTCTAGACCAGGGAAGGCAGGCAGGTCTTGCTTCTGTATTAGGAATCTCTACAGGCTCGCTAGTGCATTTTTTTGCAGCGGGGCTAGGGCTATCCACTATCTTGATGACCTCGGTAGTCGCGTTCCAGGCGGTGAAGTATATCGGCGCGCTGTATCTGATCTATTTAGGCGTTCAGAAGCTGCTATCTAACGAAGTGCTATCGATTGAACAGGTGGTAGCACCGCGATCGCTTACCAAGATTTTCTACCAGGGCGTGGTTGTCAACGTTTTGAACCCGAAAGCAGCGGTCTTCTTCTTAGCGTTTCTGCCACAGTTTATCGATCCGACAGTAGGTCCGATTTGGCAGCAGCTGATTCCCCTGTGCTGTGTGTTTATCTGCATTGGCCTAGCAGGCGATAGCACCTACGCTCTAATCGCTGGCAAGACGCGGCAGTGGCTGGTTCAAAATGCTTCGTTTTTACGGCGACAAAAGTATGTTGTCGGCGCTACCTATATTGCTTTGGGCATGGCTGCGGCAACGGTCTCGCCAGCTCGTAAATAG
- a CDS encoding heme o synthase produces the protein MQTSIWTARRHDGPRQVIQSYWQLTKPRIIPLLLIETAAGMWVAGEGRVGPVLLLVTLLSGTLAAASAQTINCIYDRDIDYDMERTRHRPIPSGRIQPRDALLFALVMAMMSFSLLASFANLLSASLAMLGIMVYVGVYTFWLKRSSPQNIVIGGAAGAIPPLVGWAAVTGHLDLAAWVFFAIVFVWTPPHFWALAMLIKDDYAKVNVPMMPVVVGNQETAKQIWRYTVGLVPLTLVMVYPLGACGVVYGLGAAVLGGLFLKKAWQLRCHFDDRDLARGTFKYSIFYMMLLAVVMVLDSLPVTRFGVSALAHGLEGIYQAIPMVSCVTGSILG, from the coding sequence ATGCAAACCTCGATTTGGACCGCGCGACGCCATGATGGCCCCCGGCAGGTCATTCAGAGCTATTGGCAGCTGACTAAGCCGCGCATCATTCCGCTATTGCTGATCGAAACCGCAGCGGGAATGTGGGTGGCTGGAGAAGGCCGAGTCGGTCCAGTTTTGCTGCTGGTCACTCTGTTGAGTGGCACACTTGCAGCGGCGTCGGCTCAAACGATCAACTGTATCTATGATCGCGACATTGACTACGATATGGAGCGAACCCGCCACCGTCCAATTCCCTCTGGTCGAATCCAGCCGAGAGACGCCCTGCTATTTGCGCTAGTCATGGCGATGATGTCTTTCTCTCTACTAGCAAGCTTTGCTAACTTGCTTAGCGCTAGTTTAGCGATGCTAGGGATTATGGTGTATGTGGGGGTTTATACCTTTTGGCTGAAGCGATCTTCTCCCCAGAATATTGTGATCGGCGGCGCGGCTGGTGCGATTCCGCCGCTAGTCGGTTGGGCAGCAGTCACAGGCCATCTAGATCTGGCGGCTTGGGTGTTCTTTGCAATCGTGTTCGTATGGACGCCGCCTCACTTCTGGGCGTTGGCAATGCTGATCAAAGATGACTATGCCAAGGTGAACGTACCAATGATGCCGGTTGTCGTTGGCAATCAAGAAACGGCGAAGCAGATCTGGCGCTATACGGTCGGGCTAGTCCCTTTGACACTAGTGATGGTGTATCCGTTGGGAGCCTGTGGTGTGGTTTATGGACTGGGCGCAGCCGTACTCGGTGGTCTTTTCCTGAAAAAAGCATGGCAGCTACGCTGTCACTTTGATGATCGCGATCTAGCTAGAGGTACTTTCAAGTACTCAATTTTCTACATGATGTTGCTAGCAGTGGTGATGGTGCTCGATTCTTTACCCGTTACTCGCTTTGGTGTTAGCGCCCTAGCACATGGATTAGAAGGAATCTATCAGGCTATTCCTATGGTGAGCTGTGTGACTGGTTCTATCTTGGGATAA
- a CDS encoding bifunctional 2-polyprenyl-6-hydroxyphenol methylase/3-demethylubiquinol 3-O-methyltransferase UbiG — translation MTEETIRGRASDWFEPLYANADGDTGQVPWALPSATAYLTDWLEQNEVAGEGRSAVVVGCGLGDDAEALAKAGFAVTGFDISKSAIAWAKGRFPHSLVNYVTANLFNLPADWLGKFDLVFDFRTIQALPLSVREEVIENIAALGTSQGTVLIATYMRKDDGDPGDDAPWPLSFDELAHFEKAGLERVKQERFTNKDSRFRDRTLTQYRVP, via the coding sequence ATGACCGAAGAAACGATTAGAGGGCGAGCTTCTGATTGGTTTGAGCCGCTGTATGCAAACGCGGATGGCGATACTGGCCAAGTGCCCTGGGCTTTACCTAGCGCGACGGCGTACTTAACTGATTGGCTAGAGCAGAATGAGGTGGCGGGGGAAGGGCGATCGGCGGTAGTTGTGGGCTGTGGCTTAGGTGATGATGCTGAGGCGCTAGCAAAGGCTGGGTTTGCGGTAACGGGGTTTGATATTTCTAAAAGCGCGATCGCCTGGGCAAAGGGTCGCTTTCCCCATTCTCTAGTCAACTACGTCACTGCTAATCTGTTTAACCTGCCTGCTGACTGGCTAGGTAAGTTCGATCTAGTTTTTGACTTTAGAACGATTCAGGCACTGCCGCTAAGCGTTCGAGAAGAGGTGATTGAAAACATTGCCGCTTTAGGCACCTCGCAAGGAACCGTACTGATTGCGACTTACATGCGTAAAGATGACGGAGATCCAGGGGATGATGCGCCCTGGCCCCTATCGTTTGATGAGCTAGCGCATTTTGAGAAAGCGGGCTTAGAGAGGGTGAAGCAAGAACGCTTTACGAACAAAGACAGCCGATTTCGCGATCGCACCTTGACCCAGTATCGTGTCCCTTAG